In Ketobacter sp. MCCC 1A13808, the sequence CCACTCCTTCCCATCCATTTCCACCTGCGGCAAGGTAGCCTGCAATTTGGAAATGAAATGTGTGGCTTTGTCCGCGTTGGTTTCGCGCAATAAGACCAGGAATTCGTCGCCGGCGTAACGATAAAATCCATCGGTTTCACGGATGTTAGAGCGCATGAAGCGGGCGAATTCAATTAATAATTGGTCGCCTCCTTCATGGCCAAAGCGATCATTTACTGACTTGAACTCGTTTAGATCGATGAATATCAGTGTAGAGTCGCTGCCATAACGCCGATGTAATGCAATGCACTCTTCAAAATCCGTCAATGCATATTGCCGCCTCACAGCCATGGTCAGCGGATCAAATTTTGCTAATTGCTCCAGGTGTCGATTGGTCTTCTCCAGCTTTTCAATCGCAACCTTTTCGCTGGTGACATCCCGCGCCAGCCCCACAAGATATAAAATCGCACCGTTTGCGCCTCGCACCGGATTGCCTTCGTCGTGAATGTGATGCACTTTGCCGTCAGAAGCCTTAATCCGATATTCTACATCCCAATTGCCATGGCGGTGATTATCGAGTTCTTTGATCACCCTAGGCTTATCTTCTTCCACAATCGCATCAAGAAACGCCGCCGGTTTGCTTTTCAAACTTTCAACCGGGATACCCCATAGCTTTTCAAAATATTCGCTGGCAAATAGGACTTTTTCCATTCCTGGGGTCGCCATCCACACCACACCTTTCACGTGGTTGGCAATCGTTTTGAATTTCGCTTCCGATTCCAGCAGATCCGCTTCAAATTGTTTGCGCTGGGAAATGTCCTCAATAATGCTGATCAGGTACTCCGGCTTACCCAGGCTATCCCGGTACAAAGTGGTGGTCAGGTTCGACCAAATGATCTCTCCATTCTTATGTTGGTAACGTTTTTCCATGCGGAAATGGTCAGAGTCATTGCTCTGAAAACGCCCCATCACATATTTACTCACATCAACATCTTCTTTATAGGTCACATCGGTAATATGCTTCGATTCCAGCTCGTAACGTGAGTAGCCAAAAATCTCCTCCATCTTTTTGTTCACTTTCAGAAATCGGCCTTCCAACGACACCTGAGCAATACCAATGGGGGCCATTTCGAACGTCGCCCGAAAACGTTGTTCGATTTGCTCGGCTTTAAGCCGCAGATGGGTCACGTTAGACACATCGAGCAGATTCGCTACCGCAAACTTCTGACCTTCTACTTCGTATAGACCAACCTGCACTTCAACTTCTTTTTTCACCCCGTTCGGCGTCTGCAGCAATACCGGATTCACCCTGGTCCGGCTAGCCTGAGAGCGGAAAAATGCATCTCGCTTTGAGATATCCGCCAAGTCAATTTCAGGCGGAATAAAGTCGTCAATACTGCGACCGATCAATTGTTCCTTGGCGGTTTCGAATATGCTCTCCGAACCCCGGTTAGCAACCACAATCTCGCCATTTTCTGATACCACCAGTATCGGATTCGGAGCAGCATCCAGCAGTTTCTGCTTCGATGCAAGCTGATCTATTTCTTTACGGGAAATCCAGGAACGGGCTGCGATATACCAGCCGATAAGGCATAACACGATGGCGACCAGCATGGTGGCCATCGCCACCGTCAGAAGCTGGTTACGGACGTCACTTTGATCCCGTTTAATCTGATGGAGCAAGCGGGCAGCATTGGTTTGTAACTGGCTGATCAGTTGAGACAAGGCTTCCGATGCAGCACGATCATCAACCCGAACGCGCTTGTCAATTTCGCTAACCCCCAAGCCCTGACTGCGATACTGCCTCACAAGCTCCAGGTTAGCTTCATATTCGTAAACTGTGTCTTGTATTTGTTCGAAAAACGCCTGCAGAACAGGATCGGTATCGCGGTTTAAACCGGATTTCAGTAACCGGTCCAAACGCTGAAAACTGGCTGCTGTCGCTTGGTAATATTCTTCATCACCACGCAGCAGATAGTTTTTAAAATTATGGATAAAACCGTTGTACCCTAGCTCTCTGATAACATGGGAGATCAGCATCTGGGAATCCAATGCCTGCCCCAAATCATCAGATAGGGCATCATATTCTTCGTCAAGATTGCTCATCAGAGAAATCAAGCCCAGCAAAAGAACACTCAGCACCACAGATATTAATATGTTTCTACCGAAGTTCACGAATCGATTCTTCCATCAGCGCCTGAAGCACGAAACTGCTAAATTGTATCTTAAGGTATGGTAAGAAGCACCTTGATACTACTTGAATTATTGGCCTTCTGCAGCGCAGCAAGTTCAACGTATCCGATCATATTCGGATTGGAGGCGATGAACTCAAGCACTTCCGAATCTCCGGTAACGGCAAACGGTGGTTGCCCTCTTCCGGTAAAAATCAGACGAGACCAATAAGAATTTAATTGCGAAACCGACTTACGCACCACTTTATCGTAGAACTGCTGCCGGACATCCCCGTCACCATCCTGGTCTAACGGCACGACCTTGGTGCCGTCCGGCAAGCGTTGGCTTTTCCCGAGAAATATGTCAGCCACTTCGTTCGACGAGATGCTTTCAACTCCGTTGTTACTATTCACTATGATTACCAGCTCCGGATTTGCAGCGAACGCTGAGCGGACACCAAAAACCACAACTGCAATCAACACCCCTGTTAGATACGTTTTCATACGAATTACCTCAGTTAAGCCTCATTGACCCCACACTGTTTTCTACAACAATTATTAAGCCGAGTTTCCGACTCGCGGACTTGCCGGGGTGTCACCATGGACTACCACACGGTTGCGCCCGCTCTGTTTGGCCTGGAACAAACAGCGATCCGCCCTTTCAAATACATCGAATACCGAATCACTACGCTCAGCTTGTTGTGCCACGCCAATGCTCACAGTGAACGTCAACTCCTGTCCCTGAAAGTCAAAACGCTCTTTACTCCAGGCGCTACAAATACGATCTGCTATGATTTTTCCACACTCCAGTTCTGCCGACACCAGCAAAACACAGAGCTCTTCGCCGCCGATTCGCCCCACAATATCCTCTTCACGCACAGCTAATCTGGTGGTAATTGCCATGCGTTTTAGCAAATTG encodes:
- a CDS encoding PAS domain S-box protein gives rise to the protein MNFGRNILISVVLSVLLLGLISLMSNLDEEYDALSDDLGQALDSQMLISHVIRELGYNGFIHNFKNYLLRGDEEYYQATAASFQRLDRLLKSGLNRDTDPVLQAFFEQIQDTVYEYEANLELVRQYRSQGLGVSEIDKRVRVDDRAASEALSQLISQLQTNAARLLHQIKRDQSDVRNQLLTVAMATMLVAIVLCLIGWYIAARSWISRKEIDQLASKQKLLDAAPNPILVVSENGEIVVANRGSESIFETAKEQLIGRSIDDFIPPEIDLADISKRDAFFRSQASRTRVNPVLLQTPNGVKKEVEVQVGLYEVEGQKFAVANLLDVSNVTHLRLKAEQIEQRFRATFEMAPIGIAQVSLEGRFLKVNKKMEEIFGYSRYELESKHITDVTYKEDVDVSKYVMGRFQSNDSDHFRMEKRYQHKNGEIIWSNLTTTLYRDSLGKPEYLISIIEDISQRKQFEADLLESEAKFKTIANHVKGVVWMATPGMEKVLFASEYFEKLWGIPVESLKSKPAAFLDAIVEEDKPRVIKELDNHRHGNWDVEYRIKASDGKVHHIHDEGNPVRGANGAILYLVGLARDVTSEKVAIEKLEKTNRHLEQLAKFDPLTMAVRRQYALTDFEECIALHRRYGSDSTLIFIDLNEFKSVNDRFGHEGGDQLLIEFARFMRSNIRETDGFYRYAGDEFLVLLRETNADKATHFISKLQATLPQVEMDGKEWVTIGFACGACSLDGSDVQGANHWIKLADEEMYKVKALLKRGKEIAGNGA
- a CDS encoding substrate-binding domain-containing protein, yielding MKTYLTGVLIAVVVFGVRSAFAANPELVIIVNSNNGVESISSNEVADIFLGKSQRLPDGTKVVPLDQDGDGDVRQQFYDKVVRKSVSQLNSYWSRLIFTGRGQPPFAVTGDSEVLEFIASNPNMIGYVELAALQKANNSSSIKVLLTIP